In the genome of Microbacterium saperdae, one region contains:
- a CDS encoding WXG100 family type VII secretion target, with amino-acid sequence MSVFTVDTEAVHAAHGAARATMERLQSESAALTAQLTQLQSSWVGSASNAFQSCAEQWRGAQLHVEQALESIGTALGSAATQYADADQYSASLFR; translated from the coding sequence ATGTCCGTCTTCACCGTCGACACCGAAGCCGTCCACGCCGCGCACGGAGCGGCCCGCGCCACCATGGAGCGTCTGCAGAGCGAGTCCGCGGCGCTCACGGCTCAGCTGACGCAGCTGCAGTCCTCGTGGGTCGGCAGCGCATCGAACGCCTTCCAGAGCTGTGCGGAACAGTGGCGAGGCGCACAGCTGCATGTCGAACAGGCGCTCGAGTCGATCGGCACGGCCCTTGGCTCTGCCGCCACGCAGTACGCGGATGCCGATCAGTACTCCGCGAGCCTGTTCCGCTGA